In Endozoicomonas sp. GU-1, one DNA window encodes the following:
- the malQ gene encoding 4-alpha-glucanotransferase, which produces MHDIKQIDALAGLCGIPAHYIDAAGNPVTIETDYKLNALTAMGVAAGNELEVQASIDGILRKQWSSLIPVVHVVHCGALFTVPVQVDEAHRNESLRGEIILEDNRSIPLAINLSELPEEDRLSVDQQERIRLLCPLPEDLPAGYHQLSVTLSAHQEADHHDSCRLIVAPQTCYEPDILSFEQPGPTEKIWGVSVQLYTLRSENNWGMGDFSDLKQLVHKLGPQGADIVGLNPIHSLYPSNPLHCSPYSPSSRNFINPLYIDVTALLEYQDSAEIQQHVNSDDFLRQLQKARDSSHVEYDRVASLKFSVLEMAFSYFEKHVSGQKASGQQESTNQSCKSADFSHYCEEKGQDLELQATYEALFEHFRSRDISSWGWNCWPADYQDPDSPNVKDFVARSKERVRFYMYLQWLAEQQLAEAQQAAVESGMRVGIYRDLAVGVDRGGADVWAHRDDYVLNASVGAPPDTVAPQGQNWGLPPFNPNRLREQAYAPFIDMVYANMQHCAALRIDHVMGILRLWWCPPDKTADYGVYVNYPLDDLLGIIKLESQRQQCLIFGEDLGTVPPEIEAALPAAHCYSNEVVLFSRVEDHFLAPAKYKPRALTCISNHDIPTLRAWWNCNDLDLRQELGIYDWARTEQEKVARHEDKLALLNTLADIGEAPYGVDPSDLNSMGYSRELMEKIHYYLGKTASKIIVIQLEDVLELDTPVNIPGTSSEYRNWSRKLTRTISEIFASEENRVLFKNLGLTRKA; this is translated from the coding sequence ATGCACGACATAAAACAGATTGATGCCCTGGCCGGGCTTTGTGGTATTCCCGCCCATTATATTGATGCTGCTGGCAATCCAGTCACCATTGAGACGGACTATAAACTCAATGCGTTAACAGCCATGGGGGTTGCCGCGGGTAACGAGCTGGAAGTCCAGGCCTCCATCGACGGCATTCTCAGAAAGCAGTGGTCGTCATTGATTCCTGTGGTTCACGTGGTTCACTGCGGAGCACTTTTTACGGTTCCCGTTCAGGTTGATGAAGCCCATCGGAATGAATCGCTGCGTGGTGAAATCATTCTGGAAGACAACCGTTCAATACCACTGGCCATCAACCTGTCAGAACTGCCGGAAGAAGACCGGCTCTCGGTGGACCAGCAGGAGCGAATACGCCTGCTCTGCCCGCTGCCGGAAGACCTGCCGGCAGGCTACCATCAGCTGTCCGTTACCCTTTCTGCTCATCAAGAAGCTGATCATCACGACAGCTGCCGCCTGATCGTCGCGCCACAGACCTGCTACGAGCCTGATATTCTCAGCTTTGAACAGCCCGGGCCTACTGAAAAAATCTGGGGAGTCAGTGTCCAGCTCTATACACTGCGCTCAGAAAACAACTGGGGAATGGGGGATTTCAGTGACCTGAAGCAGCTGGTGCACAAACTCGGACCACAAGGGGCGGATATTGTCGGCCTGAATCCAATTCATTCGCTCTACCCGTCCAACCCGCTGCATTGCAGTCCTTACAGCCCGTCCAGCCGAAATTTTATTAATCCACTGTATATCGATGTTACGGCGTTGCTGGAGTATCAGGATTCGGCGGAAATACAGCAACATGTGAACAGTGACGACTTTCTGCGTCAGTTACAGAAAGCCAGGGACAGCTCACATGTGGAGTATGACCGGGTGGCTTCACTGAAGTTTTCAGTACTGGAAATGGCTTTCAGCTATTTTGAGAAACACGTTTCTGGTCAAAAAGCTTCTGGTCAACAAGAGAGCACCAATCAATCCTGCAAGTCAGCTGACTTTAGCCATTACTGTGAAGAAAAAGGTCAGGACCTGGAGCTTCAGGCCACCTATGAAGCCCTCTTTGAGCACTTCAGATCCAGAGATATCAGTAGCTGGGGCTGGAATTGCTGGCCTGCGGACTATCAGGACCCGGACAGCCCGAATGTGAAGGATTTTGTTGCCCGCTCAAAAGAGCGAGTCCGATTTTATATGTACCTGCAGTGGCTGGCCGAGCAACAACTGGCTGAAGCCCAGCAGGCCGCCGTTGAGTCCGGCATGCGTGTCGGTATTTACCGGGACCTTGCCGTAGGCGTAGACAGAGGCGGTGCCGATGTCTGGGCCCACCGTGATGACTATGTTCTCAATGCCAGCGTCGGTGCCCCTCCCGATACCGTTGCGCCACAGGGGCAGAACTGGGGACTCCCGCCCTTCAACCCAAACAGGCTGCGGGAGCAGGCCTATGCACCATTTATCGATATGGTTTATGCCAATATGCAGCACTGCGCTGCACTGCGCATTGATCATGTGATGGGGATACTCCGGCTCTGGTGGTGCCCGCCGGATAAAACCGCAGACTATGGCGTCTACGTTAATTATCCACTGGATGATCTGTTAGGCATCATTAAACTGGAAAGCCAGCGACAACAGTGCCTGATTTTTGGTGAAGACCTGGGGACCGTACCGCCGGAAATAGAAGCGGCGCTGCCAGCAGCCCACTGCTACTCCAATGAAGTGGTGCTCTTTTCCAGGGTCGAAGATCACTTTCTGGCACCAGCAAAGTACAAACCACGAGCCCTGACCTGTATTTCCAATCACGATATTCCCACGCTCAGGGCCTGGTGGAACTGTAATGATCTTGATTTACGACAGGAGCTGGGTATCTACGATTGGGCCAGAACAGAGCAGGAAAAAGTTGCACGGCATGAAGACAAACTGGCTCTGCTCAACACCCTTGCGGATATTGGCGAAGCGCCTTATGGCGTAGACCCCAGTGATTTAAATTCTATGGGCTATAGCCGGGAACTGATGGAAAAGATCCACTATTACCTGGGCAAAACTGCATCCAAAATCATTGTTATCCAGCTGGAAGATGTGCTTGAACTGGATACACCGGTCAATATTCCCGGCACCAGCAGCGAGTACCGTAACTGGAGCCGCAAACTGACCCGCACTATCAGCGAGATATTTGCCAGTGAGGAAAACCGGGTATTGTTCAAAAATCTTGGGCTGACCCGTAAGGCCTGA
- a CDS encoding ABC transporter ATP-binding protein: protein MAEVKLVNIAKSYDQGQTWTLKDINLNIGNGEFIAFIGPSGCGKSTLLRMICGLEDITSGELSIDGEKVNDWPPNERRVGMVFQSYALYPHMSVAENMAFGLKLARAQKSVVDERVGEAARILQLQALLERKPKAMSGGQRQRVAIGRSIVQQPRVFLFDEPLSNLDVALRVQMRQEIARLHRRLKTTSIYVTHDQVEAMTLADQIVVLSPLAQGAASNLEQVGKPLELYHHPANLFVAGFIGSPKMNFFDGVIEKSGEQETHVRLTTGETLQACVDTSKADPGSRVVLGIRPEHTLAETDNGNAVDGRIEALERLGAESFIYMSHDTIREHFIVRVEDSLRREEGSKIRVELSPEHCYLFDANGTAFRRTRAPEIDQ, encoded by the coding sequence ATGGCAGAAGTTAAACTCGTCAACATTGCGAAAAGTTATGACCAGGGACAAACCTGGACTCTGAAAGACATCAACCTGAACATTGGTAATGGTGAATTTATCGCGTTCATCGGCCCATCCGGTTGTGGCAAGTCAACGCTGCTGAGGATGATCTGTGGGCTGGAAGATATCACCAGTGGTGAGCTGAGCATTGATGGCGAGAAGGTGAATGACTGGCCACCCAATGAGCGTCGTGTGGGCATGGTCTTCCAGTCTTATGCCCTCTATCCCCATATGTCAGTGGCAGAAAACATGGCCTTTGGCCTGAAGCTGGCCAGGGCGCAAAAAAGCGTGGTTGATGAACGGGTGGGTGAAGCCGCCCGCATCCTGCAACTGCAGGCGCTGCTGGAGCGTAAACCCAAAGCCATGTCCGGAGGTCAACGACAGCGGGTTGCTATTGGCCGTTCCATTGTGCAACAGCCCAGGGTCTTTCTGTTTGATGAGCCCCTGTCAAACCTTGATGTGGCCCTGCGTGTCCAGATGAGACAGGAGATTGCCAGATTACATCGCCGACTGAAAACCACCTCCATCTACGTCACCCATGATCAGGTGGAAGCCATGACTCTGGCGGATCAGATTGTGGTATTGAGTCCCCTGGCACAGGGCGCGGCCAGCAACCTTGAGCAGGTGGGCAAACCGCTGGAACTATATCACCACCCGGCCAACCTGTTTGTTGCCGGCTTTATTGGCTCCCCCAAAATGAACTTCTTTGACGGCGTCATTGAAAAAAGCGGAGAACAGGAGACGCATGTTCGTCTGACCACCGGCGAAACCCTGCAAGCCTGTGTCGATACCAGCAAAGCTGATCCGGGCTCCCGCGTGGTGTTAGGGATTCGACCGGAACATACCCTGGCGGAGACCGACAATGGCAATGCCGTTGATGGACGGATTGAAGCACTGGAGCGCCTGGGTGCTGAATCATTTATCTATATGAGCCACGATACCATTCGAGAGCATTTTATTGTGCGGGTAGAAGACTCCCTGCGCCGGGAAGAAGGCAGTAAAATACGTGTCGAGCTGTCACCTGAGCATTGTTATCTGTTCGATGCCAACGGCACGGCCTTTCGCCGAACCCGGGCACCGGAAATTGATCAATAA
- the malG gene encoding maltose ABC transporter permease MalG: MAMVQPRNLQYRVWTARIVMWLFLLLILFPFFMIISVSLRTGNFATGSLIPENPSLEHWYLALGIPWENADGSITQPPFPVLAWLWNSIKVAIISSALILILATTGAYAFARLRFRFKQQMLTAMMILQMFPAVLALVAIYSLFDQIGDYIPWLGLDRLGSVTLAYLGGMALHIWLIKGYFETIDNSLEEAAAIDGATPWQAFRFVLLPLSVPILAVVFILAFIASIAEYPVASVLLQSMDNLTLAVGSRQYLNPQNYLWGDFAAAAVLSGLPISIIFLACQRWIVGGLTSGGVKG; the protein is encoded by the coding sequence ATGGCAATGGTGCAACCAAGAAATCTGCAGTACCGGGTCTGGACTGCCCGTATTGTGATGTGGCTTTTCCTGCTGCTGATCCTGTTCCCTTTTTTCATGATTATCTCGGTTTCCCTGCGCACCGGTAACTTTGCCACGGGCTCCCTGATCCCTGAAAACCCCAGCCTTGAACACTGGTACCTGGCACTGGGTATCCCCTGGGAGAATGCTGATGGCTCTATTACCCAGCCACCGTTTCCGGTGCTGGCCTGGTTGTGGAACTCCATCAAGGTGGCCATCATCAGCTCTGCCCTGATATTGATTCTGGCGACCACCGGTGCCTATGCCTTTGCCCGGCTGCGGTTCCGGTTTAAACAACAGATGCTGACGGCCATGATGATCCTGCAAATGTTCCCGGCCGTTCTTGCCCTCGTGGCCATCTACTCGCTGTTTGACCAGATTGGCGACTACATCCCCTGGCTCGGTCTGGATCGCCTGGGTTCCGTCACACTCGCCTACCTGGGCGGTATGGCACTGCATATCTGGCTGATCAAAGGGTACTTTGAAACCATCGATAACTCCCTGGAAGAAGCAGCGGCTATTGATGGGGCAACGCCCTGGCAGGCCTTCCGTTTTGTGCTGCTGCCGCTGTCCGTCCCCATTCTGGCGGTGGTTTTTATCCTGGCATTTATCGCCAGTATTGCCGAATACCCGGTGGCATCGGTGCTGCTGCAAAGTATGGATAATCTCACCCTTGCGGTGGGCTCCAGACAGTACCTGAACCCTCAGAACTATTTATGGGGCGACTTTGCCGCCGCCGCCGTGCTCTCCGGTTTACCCATTAGCATTATTTTCCTGGCCTGCCAGCGCTGGATTGTCGGAGGACTGACATCGGGTGGCGTCAAAGGTTAA
- the malF gene encoding maltose ABC transporter permease MalF, with protein MSTARATSSSGAYLVIAIVAVIDLVLLYGVTLMYAQGELAFAMLVLVLAAVGSWVVISSKGYNYRYVYPSLLGVITFIVFPLIYTVNVAFTNYSSNHLLSLERVRAIHLAKTYRTGGESFSFKMYQEGPSFRLMLTSAAGGEAHYLTGPFTESDQPQELKAFESIHVPTGAALPIREVIKKRSTLQKLDIVLPDGTELAMTSLRKFGAIARVYRPDDHTDRQYPQQNLALIDNRTEEIIYPDMATGYYTNEAGTEQMGPGFTIYTGWANFVRVFTDPGIQGPFLKIFSWTVIFAALSVAFTLVIGLLMACLVQWEPLKGNGVYRLLLILPYAVPAFISILIFRGLFNQNFGEINLLLDMLFGIKPEWFSNELLAKSMVIIVNTWLGYPYMMILCIGLLKSIPDDLYEASAIDGASPVQNLFYITIPMIIKPLIPLLIASFAFNFNNLVLIALLTSGAPDMLHATTPAGTTDILVSYTFRIAFGSYGQDYGLASAIATVIFLMVGFIAWVNLKATRRLQ; from the coding sequence ATGAGCACAGCAAGAGCTACCAGCAGTAGCGGTGCCTATCTGGTGATCGCCATTGTTGCCGTTATTGATCTGGTACTTTTATACGGTGTGACCTTGATGTATGCCCAGGGAGAGCTGGCTTTTGCCATGCTCGTGCTGGTTCTCGCCGCGGTAGGTTCATGGGTTGTTATCAGCAGTAAAGGGTACAACTATCGCTATGTCTACCCCAGTCTGCTGGGGGTAATCACCTTTATCGTCTTTCCACTGATTTACACGGTCAATGTCGCCTTTACCAATTACAGTTCCAACCACCTGCTCTCCCTTGAGCGGGTCAGGGCTATACACCTGGCGAAAACCTACCGCACGGGCGGCGAATCGTTTTCTTTCAAGATGTATCAGGAAGGCCCCAGCTTCCGGCTGATGCTGACCAGCGCTGCAGGCGGTGAGGCGCACTATCTGACCGGGCCATTTACCGAAAGTGATCAGCCTCAGGAACTGAAAGCCTTTGAATCCATCCATGTGCCAACCGGAGCGGCCCTTCCAATCCGGGAAGTCATCAAAAAACGTTCAACTCTTCAGAAGCTGGATATTGTTCTGCCTGATGGCACTGAACTGGCCATGACCAGTCTGAGAAAGTTCGGCGCTATTGCCAGGGTTTATCGTCCTGATGACCACACTGACCGGCAATACCCGCAACAAAATCTTGCCCTGATCGATAACCGCACGGAAGAGATAATCTACCCGGATATGGCGACGGGGTATTACACCAATGAAGCCGGTACAGAGCAGATGGGTCCCGGTTTTACCATCTATACGGGCTGGGCTAACTTTGTCCGGGTCTTTACTGATCCGGGTATTCAGGGACCTTTCCTGAAGATCTTTTCCTGGACGGTTATTTTTGCCGCGCTTTCTGTTGCCTTCACACTGGTCATCGGCCTGTTAATGGCCTGCCTGGTACAATGGGAACCGCTGAAAGGGAATGGTGTTTACCGGTTGCTGTTGATCCTGCCTTACGCGGTACCGGCTTTTATTTCCATCCTGATTTTCAGAGGACTCTTTAACCAGAACTTTGGTGAAATCAACCTGCTACTGGATATGCTCTTCGGGATTAAACCGGAATGGTTCAGTAATGAGCTGTTGGCCAAATCCATGGTCATCATTGTCAACACCTGGCTGGGCTACCCCTACATGATGATCCTCTGTATCGGACTACTGAAAAGTATTCCGGATGATCTCTATGAAGCTTCAGCCATTGATGGTGCTTCACCGGTCCAGAACCTTTTCTACATTACCATTCCGATGATCATCAAACCGCTGATTCCATTATTGATTGCCAGCTTTGCCTTTAATTTTAATAACCTGGTTCTGATCGCCCTGTTAACCAGTGGCGCTCCGGATATGCTCCACGCCACTACCCCGGCCGGAACTACGGATATCCTGGTGAGTTACACCTTCCGTATTGCCTTTGGTTCCTATGGCCAGGATTACGGTCTGGCCTCTGCGATTGCCACAGTGATCTTTCTGATGGTGGGCTTTATTGCCTGGGTAAACCTGAAAGCAACACGACGATTGCAGTAA
- the malE gene encoding maltose/maltodextrin ABC transporter substrate-binding protein MalE, which yields MIPSLIKKTFPVILTALSLIFAASVSAFSSDELLIWVGGDKAYEGIRKVGAEFTKDMEIKVKVEIPENITDRFQQAAASGSGPDIIFWAHDRYGEWARSGLLAPVSPSPAFKKGVNNIGWEAMTSNGKIYGYPVSLEAISLIYNKAILPTPPATFEEMFPLARKLKQQPVPNKKDEKGIITIMWDQVQPYFTMPLLAAEGGYVFQKTAKGYDVKKTGVNDKGAMEGARMLLDLIDKGVMPRGVDYGVMEANFNQQKVAMMITGPWAWANLDKSKINYGVAPLPKLHGKPAKAFVGVWGAALNNASPNKSIAKEFLENYLLTEQGLTVMNNDVPLGAVANKAMMEKLMKDPRIAATYQNVKQGLIMPNVPEMGKFWSAMETALRNITSGRQNYREALNDAAKRIIG from the coding sequence ATGATCCCTTCGCTGATTAAAAAGACTTTCCCAGTTATCCTGACAGCACTGTCACTGATCTTTGCCGCTAGCGTATCGGCCTTCAGCTCCGACGAGCTGTTGATATGGGTTGGCGGCGACAAAGCCTATGAGGGTATTCGCAAGGTAGGTGCCGAGTTCACTAAAGACATGGAGATAAAAGTTAAAGTCGAAATCCCGGAAAATATTACCGACCGCTTTCAACAGGCAGCAGCCTCCGGCAGTGGGCCTGACATTATTTTCTGGGCCCATGATCGATACGGTGAATGGGCAAGGAGTGGTTTGCTGGCTCCTGTCAGTCCATCTCCAGCGTTCAAAAAAGGGGTGAACAACATTGGCTGGGAAGCCATGACCAGTAATGGCAAAATCTACGGCTACCCTGTCTCTCTGGAAGCCATCAGCCTTATTTACAACAAAGCGATCCTGCCAACACCGCCTGCCACTTTTGAAGAAATGTTTCCCCTGGCCAGGAAACTGAAGCAGCAGCCAGTCCCGAATAAAAAGGATGAAAAAGGCATCATTACGATTATGTGGGATCAGGTTCAACCCTACTTCACCATGCCATTACTGGCAGCAGAAGGCGGTTATGTTTTTCAGAAAACGGCCAAAGGCTATGACGTTAAGAAAACCGGTGTAAACGACAAAGGCGCAATGGAAGGTGCCAGGATGCTGCTCGACCTGATCGATAAAGGCGTGATGCCACGTGGCGTTGACTATGGCGTGATGGAAGCCAATTTCAACCAGCAGAAAGTCGCCATGATGATTACCGGCCCCTGGGCCTGGGCGAATCTGGATAAGAGTAAAATCAACTATGGTGTTGCACCACTGCCCAAACTTCATGGCAAACCGGCCAAAGCATTCGTTGGCGTATGGGGGGCAGCGCTTAATAATGCCAGCCCCAACAAGTCCATCGCCAAAGAGTTTCTGGAGAATTACCTGCTCACCGAACAGGGATTGACCGTTATGAACAATGACGTTCCTCTTGGTGCCGTGGCTAATAAGGCGATGATGGAAAAACTGATGAAAGACCCTCGTATCGCGGCCACTTACCAGAATGTTAAACAGGGCCTGATCATGCCGAATGTTCCGGAAATGGGTAAATTCTGGTCTGCCATGGAGACCGCTCTGCGCAATATTACCAGTGGCCGACAAAACTACCGCGAAGCCCTGAACGACGCGGCCAAACGCATCATCGGTTAA
- a CDS encoding glycogen/starch/alpha-glucan phosphorylase, translating to MDRINVDLSSVRNMDTVQIEQGIRRHVEQSLGVEPEEATPGDYWEALSLLAREINLDRTRNTRRDEKDQGARRVYYLSLEFMVGRLLGNNLHNLGIYHQAEQAMASFGVSLADVLEYETDPALGNGGLGRLAACFLDSLTTLNVPAFGYGINYRFGLFKQGFVSGKQVESPDAWREDNFPWGIEKPKRKQVIRLYGKVREVDGKKLWEDTQEVLGVPWDLPITGYNTERVNTLRLWEGRATEGFDLDSFDAGRYQDSRFREILAENISQVLYPNDSHPEGKELRFIQQYFFVACSLADLIARYKREHQGWEEFTRKVVIQLNDTHPAIAVPELMRILMDEEDFVFTRALEVCRSVFCYTNHTLLPEALETWPQGLVARVLPRHMQLIYKLNYHFLNKEVEVQWPGDHQMKRRLSIIEEPTNPAEPQMVRMAYLSVIGSHKVNGVAALHSMLVKANLFPEFDQLWPEKIVNVTNGVTPRRWLANCNPELAELIDQTLSGDWRSDLAQLSELKTRADDPQFQETFARIKLDNKKHLAGVIDELCGVKVNPEAIFDVQIKRLHEYKRQQLNLLHIIAIYRRLLEDPDLDVPQRVFIFAAKAAPGYLVAKNIIYAINRVAERVNNDRRIRDKLKAVFLPNYRVSLAEKIIPAANVSEQISTAGFEASGTGNMKFALNGALTIGTLDGANVEIAEEVGEDNIFIFGKTVDDVSDLRQRGYNPRDVYQHNEELKAVIDWLASGDFSPDEPDAFRPLLESLLDSDYFLTLADYQSYSDAHDRIVQAWKNPSHWWRMAIINTASMGKFSSDRSIVDYCKTIWNIEV from the coding sequence ATGGATAGAATCAATGTAGATCTGAGTTCAGTTCGTAATATGGATACGGTTCAGATTGAACAGGGAATTCGCCGTCATGTTGAGCAGTCTCTCGGGGTTGAACCCGAGGAAGCGACCCCCGGAGATTACTGGGAAGCATTAAGCCTGCTGGCCAGGGAGATCAATCTGGATCGCACAAGGAATACCCGGAGGGACGAAAAAGACCAGGGAGCCCGAAGGGTTTACTACCTGTCACTTGAGTTTATGGTAGGGCGCTTGCTGGGCAACAACCTCCATAATCTGGGGATCTACCATCAGGCTGAGCAAGCCATGGCCAGTTTTGGCGTGAGCCTTGCGGATGTTCTGGAATACGAAACGGATCCGGCACTGGGTAATGGCGGGCTTGGACGACTGGCGGCCTGTTTTCTCGACTCACTGACCACTCTGAACGTTCCCGCTTTTGGTTATGGCATTAATTACCGCTTCGGTCTGTTCAAGCAGGGCTTTGTTAGCGGTAAACAGGTGGAAAGCCCGGATGCCTGGCGGGAAGACAATTTTCCCTGGGGCATTGAAAAACCGAAAAGAAAACAGGTTATCCGATTATACGGCAAGGTCAGGGAAGTTGATGGCAAAAAGCTGTGGGAGGATACCCAGGAAGTGCTCGGTGTTCCCTGGGACTTGCCAATAACCGGCTATAACACTGAGCGTGTTAACACCCTGCGCCTCTGGGAGGGGCGGGCGACAGAAGGGTTCGACCTGGACAGCTTTGATGCCGGTCGTTATCAGGATTCCAGGTTCCGGGAAATTCTTGCAGAAAATATCAGTCAGGTGCTCTATCCAAACGACAGTCATCCGGAAGGCAAAGAGCTGCGCTTTATTCAGCAGTATTTCTTCGTTGCCTGCTCGCTGGCAGATCTTATTGCCCGTTACAAGCGTGAGCATCAAGGCTGGGAAGAATTTACCCGTAAAGTCGTTATTCAGTTAAATGATACGCACCCGGCAATCGCTGTGCCTGAGCTGATGCGAATCCTTATGGATGAAGAGGATTTTGTGTTTACCAGGGCTTTGGAAGTATGCCGCAGCGTTTTCTGCTACACCAACCATACACTGCTGCCTGAAGCCCTGGAAACCTGGCCCCAGGGGTTGGTCGCAAGGGTTTTACCCAGACACATGCAGTTGATCTACAAACTGAATTACCACTTCCTGAATAAGGAGGTAGAAGTACAGTGGCCCGGTGACCATCAGATGAAACGTCGCCTGTCCATTATTGAAGAGCCGACAAACCCGGCAGAACCACAAATGGTACGCATGGCATACCTGTCGGTGATCGGCAGTCATAAAGTCAATGGTGTGGCCGCTCTGCACTCAATGCTGGTGAAGGCAAACCTCTTCCCGGAATTTGACCAGCTCTGGCCTGAGAAAATTGTTAATGTCACCAATGGCGTCACCCCAAGGCGCTGGCTTGCCAATTGTAACCCTGAACTTGCTGAGCTGATTGATCAAACACTCAGCGGCGACTGGCGCAGCGATCTTGCCCAATTAAGCGAGTTAAAGACCCGGGCTGATGATCCACAGTTTCAGGAAACATTTGCCCGGATCAAACTGGACAATAAGAAACACCTGGCTGGTGTTATTGATGAGCTGTGCGGTGTCAAAGTCAATCCTGAGGCGATCTTTGATGTGCAAATCAAGCGTCTGCATGAATACAAACGGCAGCAACTGAATCTTTTGCACATCATCGCGATTTACCGTCGTCTGCTCGAGGACCCGGACCTGGATGTACCACAACGGGTGTTTATTTTTGCAGCCAAGGCAGCACCGGGTTATCTGGTGGCGAAAAACATTATCTACGCCATTAACCGTGTGGCTGAGCGGGTCAATAATGACCGCCGCATTCGGGACAAGCTGAAAGCGGTGTTCCTGCCTAATTACCGGGTCAGTCTGGCTGAGAAAATCATTCCTGCGGCCAATGTTTCCGAGCAGATATCCACCGCCGGTTTTGAGGCTTCAGGTACCGGGAATATGAAATTTGCCCTGAATGGTGCGTTAACCATAGGAACCCTGGATGGTGCCAATGTGGAAATTGCTGAAGAGGTGGGTGAAGACAATATCTTTATTTTCGGCAAGACGGTGGATGATGTCAGTGATCTGCGTCAGCGGGGTTATAACCCCCGGGATGTCTATCAGCACAATGAAGAACTGAAAGCAGTTATAGACTGGCTGGCATCGGGAGACTTCAGCCCTGACGAGCCGGATGCCTTTCGTCCACTGCTGGAGTCTCTGCTGGATTCTGACTACTTCCTGACCCTGGCTGACTATCAGTCTTACAGTGACGCCCATGACCGGATCGTTCAAGCCTGGAAGAACCCATCCCACTGGTGGCGCATGGCGATCATTAATACCGCATCCATGGGCAAGTTTTCATCGGATCGATCCATTGTCGACTATTGTAAAACTATCTGGAATATTGAAGTCTAG